A genomic region of Barnesiella viscericola DSM 18177 contains the following coding sequences:
- a CDS encoding YwqG family protein: MNDTKKFWNLFKRHRDKELSAAEKEKERALQTQLGKLARNGIAFDFDKGKVLPRQSKFGGRPTLPTSWQWPRYTNEYGEERLLPFLLQINCEELAPCDTDNLLPHEGMFYLFYDLADQPWLNSPGAQLLYTPTPAAELTPTEYPDGLADTQRLHEMGLKFSNYPSIPDWDDYNSLLGGDDNASNYTDWDIIEPQLESWGYPAVESDGRLLGYARLIQNGIAELCESRARGDKPESYSPESAREWILLLQLDSVDEAEVEVPFGDCGSLYFYIRQSDLKRRDFSHIQFEMQCY, encoded by the coding sequence ATGAACGACACGAAAAAATTCTGGAACCTGTTCAAGCGTCACCGCGACAAGGAGCTATCGGCGGCCGAAAAAGAGAAGGAGCGGGCCCTGCAAACCCAACTCGGGAAGCTGGCCCGCAACGGTATAGCTTTCGACTTCGACAAAGGGAAGGTATTGCCCCGGCAATCGAAATTCGGAGGTCGGCCCACCCTGCCCACCTCCTGGCAATGGCCCCGATACACCAACGAATATGGCGAAGAACGGCTTCTCCCCTTTCTCCTGCAAATCAACTGCGAGGAGCTGGCACCCTGTGACACCGACAACCTGCTGCCGCATGAGGGCATGTTCTACCTCTTCTACGATCTTGCAGACCAACCCTGGCTCAACAGCCCGGGAGCCCAACTGCTCTACACACCCACCCCGGCGGCCGAATTGACTCCGACCGAATATCCCGATGGCCTGGCCGATACCCAACGCCTCCACGAGATGGGGCTCAAATTCTCCAATTACCCGTCCATACCCGACTGGGACGACTATAACAGTCTGCTCGGTGGCGACGACAACGCCAGCAACTATACCGACTGGGACATTATCGAGCCGCAATTGGAGAGCTGGGGATACCCTGCTGTCGAATCGGACGGGCGCCTGCTGGGATACGCCCGGTTAATCCAGAACGGGATTGCCGAGCTATGCGAATCGAGAGCCCGGGGTGACAAGCCGGAGAGTTACAGCCCCGAGTCGGCCCGCGAATGGATATTGCTACTGCAACTCGACAGCGTCGACGAAGCCGAGGTCGAGGTCCCATTCGGCGACTGTGGCAGCCTCTATTTCTACATCAGGCAGAGCGATCTGAAACGCCGCGACTTCTCCCACATACAGTTCGAGATGCAATGCTATTAA
- a CDS encoding HlyD family secretion protein, whose translation MNKMKKIAVYSIVPLLLVACGNRDDFDATGTFEATEVVVSAEATGRILYFDVEEGDTLVAGRQVGAIDTVQLYLQKLQLERQRASIHSNRPDVAKQASALRSQIAQQERERSRVENLLNDGAATTKQLDDINASIRVLNGQLEALLSNLENNTSALDANASAVDLQIAQVEDRLAKCRIASPIDGSVLVKYSEAGELAAAGRPLMKVADMSRLYLRAYFTSDQLARLKVGQEVTVVADFGGDQQREYPGRITWIASESEFTPKTIQTRDTRANLVYAVKIAVENDGLLKIGLYGEVRLPEK comes from the coding sequence CTGAACAAGATGAAAAAAATCGCAGTTTACAGCATCGTGCCGCTGCTTCTGGTTGCGTGCGGCAACCGTGACGATTTCGATGCGACGGGCACTTTCGAGGCTACCGAGGTGGTGGTCTCGGCCGAGGCCACGGGGCGCATTCTCTACTTCGACGTCGAGGAGGGCGACACGCTTGTGGCCGGTCGTCAGGTGGGGGCGATAGATACCGTGCAGTTGTATTTGCAGAAGCTGCAACTCGAACGGCAGCGTGCTTCGATTCACAGCAACCGGCCCGACGTGGCCAAGCAGGCCTCGGCCCTGCGCAGCCAGATAGCCCAGCAGGAGAGGGAGCGCAGCCGGGTGGAGAACCTGTTGAACGACGGGGCGGCCACGACCAAGCAGCTCGACGACATCAACGCTTCGATACGGGTCTTGAACGGCCAGTTGGAGGCGTTGCTCTCCAACCTCGAAAACAATACCTCGGCTCTCGATGCCAATGCCTCGGCGGTCGACTTGCAGATAGCTCAGGTCGAGGACCGGTTGGCCAAGTGCCGCATAGCCTCGCCCATTGACGGGTCGGTACTGGTCAAGTATAGCGAGGCGGGCGAGTTGGCGGCTGCCGGACGTCCGCTCATGAAGGTGGCCGATATGAGCCGCCTCTATCTGCGAGCCTACTTTACATCGGACCAGCTGGCCCGGTTGAAGGTGGGGCAGGAGGTGACCGTCGTGGCCGATTTCGGCGGCGACCAGCAGCGGGAGTATCCCGGCCGCATCACCTGGATTGCCTCGGAGAGCGAGTTTACCCCCAAGACGATTCAGACCCGCGACACCCGGGCCAATCTGGTCTATGCCGTGAAGATTGCGGTCGAGAATGACGGCCTGTTGAAGATAGGCCTTTACGGTGAGGTGCGATTGCCCGAAAAGTGA
- a CDS encoding ABC transporter permease: MSGFLHFVKKETLHILRDRRTMLVVLLMPVVQVLLFGFAISTEVNNIEFFAVAPNRTEAVRQQVERMRVNPYFTFKGYIDQSRIDRVLRSGQAAAVVVFADDYDRLVEQAAAGAVDEAAVQFILDASNPNNAGTGLVYLQRAFQADGSVTVDSAPAVRILYNPQMKSSYNFVPGLMGLVFILICAMMTSVSIVREKESGSMEVLLVSPVRPIWIISAKMIPYFLLSCLNLTVILLLARYVLGVPMTGSVAGLVGLSLLYLLLSLALGLFISTVAHTQVVAILVSGMLLMLPVIMLSGMLFPVENMPGILQAVSCVIPARWYIEAVRKLMIGGQSFPAVWQESVILLAMTVVLVGVALKKFNDKLE; encoded by the coding sequence ATGAGTGGTTTTTTACATTTTGTCAAGAAAGAGACGCTGCACATTCTGCGCGACCGGCGCACGATGCTTGTCGTGCTGCTCATGCCGGTGGTGCAGGTGCTGCTCTTCGGATTTGCCATCTCGACCGAGGTGAACAACATCGAGTTCTTTGCCGTGGCTCCCAACCGCACCGAGGCGGTGCGACAACAGGTCGAGCGCATGCGCGTCAATCCCTATTTCACCTTCAAGGGGTATATCGACCAGTCGCGCATCGACCGGGTGTTGCGCAGCGGACAGGCGGCGGCCGTGGTGGTCTTTGCCGACGATTACGACCGGTTGGTCGAGCAAGCCGCTGCCGGGGCTGTCGACGAGGCGGCCGTGCAGTTCATTCTTGATGCCTCGAACCCCAACAACGCCGGTACCGGACTGGTCTACCTGCAACGGGCTTTCCAGGCCGACGGCTCGGTGACGGTCGACTCGGCTCCGGCGGTGCGTATCCTCTACAATCCGCAGATGAAGAGCTCCTACAATTTCGTACCCGGACTCATGGGACTCGTCTTTATCCTCATCTGCGCCATGATGACCTCGGTCTCGATTGTGCGCGAAAAGGAGAGCGGTTCGATGGAGGTGCTGCTCGTCTCGCCGGTGCGTCCCATTTGGATTATCTCGGCCAAGATGATACCCTATTTCCTCCTCTCGTGCCTCAACCTCACCGTCATTCTGCTGCTGGCCCGTTATGTGCTGGGCGTGCCCATGACGGGGTCTGTTGCCGGGCTGGTGGGCCTCTCGCTGCTCTACCTGCTGCTCTCGCTGGCATTGGGGCTCTTCATCTCGACCGTTGCACACACGCAGGTGGTGGCGATACTCGTCTCGGGTATGCTGCTCATGCTGCCGGTCATCATGCTCTCGGGCATGCTCTTCCCGGTCGAGAATATGCCCGGCATCTTGCAGGCCGTCTCGTGTGTAATTCCTGCCCGCTGGTATATCGAAGCGGTGCGCAAGCTGATGATTGGCGGGCAGTCGTTCCCGGCGGTGTGGCAGGAGAGTGTGATTCTGCTGGCCATGACGGTGGTGCTGGTGGGGGTGGCCCTCAAAAAGTTTAACGATAAACTCGAATGA
- a CDS encoding ABC transporter ATP-binding protein has product MIPQNAIEVRGLTKRYGNLTALEQITFEVRRGELFGLIGPDGAGKTTLFRLLATLLDPDEGSATVDGFDIVSQYREIRSRVGYMPGRFSLYADLSVAENLDFFAALFGVKVREAYDWIAPIYRQIEPFRKRRAGKLSGGMKQKLALCCALIHRPSVLFLDEPTTGVDAVSRGEFWDMLSDLKQKGISILVSTPYMDEACRCDRIALCNNGHLLGVDTPAGIVARFDAPLYALSGDDMYGLLLEARRAEGVKECYPFGAAHHLVVAEGFDARAFERLLRQRGFGSVTVEPVPAGIEDVFMKLMQQ; this is encoded by the coding sequence ATGATACCACAGAATGCCATAGAGGTGCGGGGGCTTACCAAGCGATACGGTAACCTCACGGCCCTCGAACAGATTACGTTCGAGGTGCGGCGGGGCGAGCTGTTCGGCCTGATTGGCCCAGACGGTGCAGGCAAGACTACCCTGTTCAGGTTGCTGGCCACGCTGCTCGACCCCGATGAGGGGAGCGCGACGGTCGACGGCTTCGACATCGTGAGCCAGTACCGCGAGATACGCAGTCGGGTGGGGTATATGCCGGGTCGATTCTCGCTCTATGCCGACCTGTCGGTGGCCGAGAATCTCGACTTTTTTGCCGCCCTGTTCGGGGTGAAGGTGCGGGAGGCTTACGACTGGATTGCCCCCATCTACCGGCAGATAGAGCCCTTCCGCAAGCGGCGGGCCGGGAAGCTGTCGGGCGGTATGAAGCAGAAGCTGGCCCTGTGTTGTGCCCTCATACACCGGCCCTCGGTGCTCTTTCTCGACGAACCCACCACGGGCGTCGATGCCGTTTCGCGCGGGGAGTTCTGGGACATGCTCTCCGACTTGAAGCAGAAGGGCATCTCGATCCTGGTCTCCACCCCTTACATGGACGAGGCGTGCCGTTGCGACCGCATTGCCCTCTGTAACAACGGGCATCTGCTGGGTGTCGATACCCCGGCCGGAATTGTGGCGCGGTTCGATGCGCCGCTCTATGCCCTGTCGGGCGACGACATGTACGGCCTGTTGCTCGAAGCCCGTCGGGCCGAGGGGGTGAAGGAGTGCTACCCCTTCGGGGCCGCCCACCATCTGGTGGTGGCCGAGGGGTTCGATGCCCGGGCCTTCGAGCGGCTGTTGCGGCAACGGGGATTCGGGTCGGTTACGGTAGAGCCGGTGCCGGCCGGTATTGAAGATGTATTCATGAAACTGATGCAGCAATGA
- the secG gene encoding preprotein translocase subunit SecG has translation MSVVLTVFIILASLLMIGIVLVQKSKGGGLASNFASSNQIMGVRKTTDFVEKATWTLAVVIMVLSIATVFVSHNSQTTSGSEIKDVVNTEAPAALPGFETPATGNQAAPAQQAPAQQAPAQEAPAQETPAQ, from the coding sequence ATGTCAGTAGTATTAACCGTTTTTATCATCTTGGCTTCGTTGCTGATGATAGGCATCGTATTGGTACAGAAATCAAAAGGGGGAGGCCTTGCTTCCAATTTCGCATCATCTAACCAGATTATGGGTGTTCGCAAGACCACCGATTTCGTAGAGAAAGCCACTTGGACACTGGCTGTCGTAATCATGGTTTTAAGCATAGCTACCGTATTTGTATCGCACAACAGTCAAACCACTTCCGGTTCGGAAATCAAAGACGTAGTAAACACCGAGGCTCCTGCCGCCCTCCCCGGATTCGAAACTCCGGCTACCGGCAACCAAGCTGCTCCGGCTCAACAAGCCCCTGCTCAACAGGCTCCTGCCCAAGAAGCACCGGCTCAGGAGACTCCGGCCCAGTAA
- a CDS encoding ABC transporter permease → MRTLRVLLEKEFRQFIRNAFMPKMVILFPLLVMLVIPWVATMDVRHVGVSVVDNDHSELSRRIVEKLRASDYFTLRGVTGSYEEAYATLEAGKADVILSIPESFELSLAGSSPRRIGIDVNGTNALKGGLGSQYMVQIVQQALTEVRQEQSPVVQADLFAVQNRYNPTLNYPYFMVPALMIILLILICGFLPGLNLVSEKEFGTIEQINVTPVSRFLFTLAKLIPYWIIGFVVLTLAMLLAWWVYGLTPAGSVGAVYLAALFFILTMSGLGIIIANRSSTMQQTMFVMFFFIMIFVLMSGLLTPIESMPAWARDITYLLPPRYFVTVMRAVYLKGASVVELWPQYVALLGFAGLFNAVAALTYKKQS, encoded by the coding sequence ATGAGAACCTTGCGCGTTTTACTCGAAAAGGAGTTTAGGCAGTTCATACGCAACGCCTTTATGCCCAAGATGGTGATACTCTTCCCGTTGTTGGTGATGCTGGTTATTCCCTGGGTGGCGACGATGGACGTGCGTCATGTGGGGGTGTCGGTGGTCGACAACGACCACTCCGAACTTTCGCGCCGTATCGTGGAGAAGTTGCGGGCGTCGGACTACTTTACCCTCAGGGGGGTGACCGGGAGCTACGAGGAGGCCTATGCCACGCTCGAAGCCGGTAAGGCCGATGTGATACTCTCCATTCCCGAATCGTTCGAGCTCTCGCTCGCCGGTAGTTCGCCCCGGCGCATCGGCATCGATGTGAACGGGACCAATGCCCTCAAAGGTGGTTTGGGGTCGCAGTATATGGTTCAAATCGTGCAGCAGGCCCTCACCGAGGTGCGGCAGGAGCAGTCGCCCGTGGTTCAGGCCGACCTCTTTGCCGTGCAGAACCGGTATAACCCCACACTCAACTATCCCTATTTCATGGTGCCTGCCCTGATGATTATCCTGCTGATACTTATCTGCGGCTTCCTGCCCGGGTTGAATCTCGTGAGCGAGAAGGAGTTTGGCACCATCGAGCAGATAAACGTCACTCCGGTGAGCCGATTCCTCTTTACGCTGGCCAAACTCATACCCTACTGGATTATCGGCTTTGTGGTGCTTACCCTCGCCATGTTGTTGGCCTGGTGGGTTTATGGGCTCACGCCTGCCGGCTCGGTAGGAGCCGTCTACCTGGCCGCCCTCTTTTTCATACTCACCATGTCGGGGTTGGGCATCATCATTGCCAACCGCTCCTCGACCATGCAGCAGACTATGTTTGTGATGTTCTTCTTCATCATGATTTTTGTGCTCATGAGTGGACTGCTTACCCCCATCGAGTCGATGCCCGCCTGGGCCCGCGACATCACCTATCTGTTGCCGCCCCGCTACTTTGTCACGGTGATGCGGGCCGTCTATCTCAAAGGCGCTTCGGTTGTGGAGCTGTGGCCGCAGTATGTCGCTCTGCTGGGCTTTGCCGGGCTCTTCAATGCCGTGGCGGCCCTCACCTACAAGAAGCAGTCGTGA
- the bcp gene encoding thioredoxin-dependent thiol peroxidase has translation MALKQGDKAPEILGVDQSGKEIRLSDFAGRKLVLYFYPKDNTPGCTAEACNLRDNYADLQAAGYAVVGVSKDSEASHVKFIEKQALPFPLIADTALTLNEAFGVWREKKMAGRTYMGTVRTTFIIDENGVIADVIEKVDTKNHAAQILKK, from the coding sequence ATGGCACTGAAACAAGGAGACAAAGCTCCCGAGATATTGGGAGTGGACCAATCGGGCAAAGAGATACGTTTGAGCGACTTTGCGGGTCGCAAACTGGTACTTTATTTCTATCCCAAGGACAATACTCCCGGCTGTACGGCCGAGGCTTGCAACCTGCGCGACAACTATGCCGACTTGCAGGCTGCCGGGTATGCCGTGGTGGGGGTGAGCAAGGATAGCGAGGCTTCGCACGTGAAGTTTATCGAGAAGCAGGCGTTGCCTTTCCCGCTGATTGCCGACACGGCGTTGACGTTGAACGAGGCTTTCGGGGTATGGCGCGAGAAGAAGATGGCGGGCCGCACCTACATGGGAACCGTGCGCACAACCTTTATCATCGACGAGAACGGTGTGATTGCCGATGTGATCGAGAAGGTCGATACCAAGAACCACGCCGCACAGATTTTGAAAAAGTAA
- the recA gene encoding recombinase RecA, which translates to MEEQQTQTNAGAGKRVPVPSEKLKALQAAMDKIEKSYGRGAIMKLGDDSVEEVAVIPTGSIALNAALGVGGYPRGRVIEIYGPESSGKTTLAIHAIAEAQKAGGIAAIIDAEHAFDRFYAEKLGVDVENLWISQPDSGEQALEIADQLIRSSAVDIVVIDSVAALTPKAELEGDMGDSKMGLQARLMSQALRKLTATISKTNTTCIFINQLRDKIGVMFGNPETTTGGNALKFYASVRLDIRRISQLKDGDEVIGNQTRVKVVKNKVAPPFRKAEFDIMFGEGISRSGEIIDLGVDKGIIKKSGSWFSYGDTKLGQGRDAAKKCVEDNPELADELEAAIMEALKPAK; encoded by the coding sequence ATGGAAGAACAACAAACGCAAACTAATGCCGGTGCCGGAAAGCGGGTGCCGGTGCCGTCGGAGAAGCTGAAAGCCTTGCAGGCGGCCATGGATAAAATCGAGAAGAGCTACGGCCGCGGCGCCATCATGAAACTGGGCGACGACTCGGTCGAGGAGGTGGCTGTGATTCCCACCGGCTCTATCGCGCTGAATGCGGCATTGGGCGTGGGCGGTTATCCCCGCGGACGTGTCATCGAGATCTACGGTCCCGAATCGTCGGGTAAGACGACGCTGGCCATTCATGCCATTGCCGAGGCCCAGAAGGCGGGCGGTATCGCCGCCATCATCGATGCCGAGCACGCTTTCGACCGCTTCTATGCCGAGAAGCTGGGGGTCGATGTGGAGAATCTGTGGATTTCGCAGCCCGACAGCGGGGAGCAGGCCCTCGAAATTGCTGACCAGCTGATACGTTCGTCGGCCGTCGACATCGTGGTCATCGACTCGGTAGCGGCTCTGACCCCGAAGGCCGAACTCGAAGGCGACATGGGCGACTCGAAGATGGGTTTGCAGGCCCGACTCATGTCACAGGCGTTGCGCAAGCTCACGGCAACCATCAGCAAGACCAACACTACCTGCATCTTCATCAACCAGTTGCGCGACAAGATTGGGGTGATGTTTGGAAACCCCGAGACGACGACCGGCGGTAACGCCTTGAAATTCTACGCTTCGGTGCGCCTCGACATTCGCCGCATCAGCCAGCTCAAAGACGGCGACGAGGTGATTGGTAACCAGACCCGCGTGAAGGTGGTGAAAAACAAGGTGGCTCCTCCCTTCCGCAAGGCCGAGTTCGACATCATGTTTGGTGAAGGCATTTCGCGTTCGGGCGAGATAATCGACCTGGGTGTCGACAAGGGTATCATCAAGAAGAGCGGTTCGTGGTTCAGCTATGGCGATACCAAGCTGGGACAGGGTCGTGATGCCGCCAAGAAGTGTGTGGAAGATAATCCCGAGTTGGCCGACGAGCTCGAAGCCGCCATCATGGAGGCTTTGAAACCGGCCAAGTAG
- a CDS encoding ABC transporter ATP-binding protein, giving the protein MSDDIIISVHDLCKCFGSFTAVDHITFEVRRGEIFGFLGANGAGKTTAMRMLCGLIYPTSGSGQVAGFDVVRQGEQIKRHIGYMSQKFSLYDDLTVRENIRLYAGIYGLGRYETLRRTVAVLNRLHFRSEADTLVGALPLGWKQKLAFSVATLHRPEVVFLDEPTGGVDPVTRRQFWEMIYEAAAGGTTVFVTTHYMDEAEYCSRVSIMVDGKIEALGAPAELKSKFGAGSMDEVFRILARGAKRRE; this is encoded by the coding sequence ATGAGCGATGACATAATCATATCGGTGCACGACTTGTGCAAATGCTTCGGCAGCTTTACCGCCGTCGACCACATCACCTTCGAGGTGCGGCGGGGTGAGATATTCGGCTTTCTGGGAGCCAACGGCGCCGGTAAGACGACTGCCATGCGCATGCTGTGCGGGTTGATCTATCCCACCTCGGGCAGCGGGCAGGTGGCCGGGTTCGACGTGGTGAGGCAGGGCGAGCAGATCAAGCGTCACATCGGGTACATGAGTCAAAAGTTCTCGCTCTACGACGACCTTACCGTGCGCGAGAACATACGCCTCTATGCCGGCATCTACGGTCTGGGTCGTTACGAGACGCTGCGGCGCACGGTGGCCGTGCTCAACCGGCTCCATTTCAGGAGCGAAGCCGATACGCTGGTGGGGGCTCTCCCGCTGGGTTGGAAACAGAAGCTGGCCTTCTCGGTAGCCACGTTGCACCGGCCCGAGGTGGTTTTTCTCGACGAGCCCACGGGCGGGGTCGACCCGGTGACTCGCCGACAGTTCTGGGAGATGATTTACGAGGCGGCGGCAGGCGGTACAACCGTCTTCGTCACCACACACTATATGGACGAGGCCGAGTATTGCTCGCGGGTGTCGATTATGGTCGACGGCAAAATCGAGGCCCTGGGGGCTCCGGCCGAATTGAAGAGCAAGTTTGGGGCCGGGTCGATGGACGAGGTGTTCCGCATCTTGGCCCGGGGTGCAAAACGGAGGGAATAG